TCCCCCAAAGGATAACCCTGTCACGGATAACTGCGACTGCCGCCGGCGGGCCCGCACGTGCGCGATCTGCTCTTCCGTCAGTGGACGGTCGAAGGCGCGCAGGCCGGCCAGCCGGAAGCCGTGCTGTTGGCCGAGTCGCGCGATGGTCTGCACCTGTTCCACCGTGATATTGCGGCCGAGGGTGTAGCTCTCCAGCCGGCCCTCCAGCGCTAAAATCATCACCTCCGCCATACAGGCATAGGCGGTGCGCGGCGGAAAGCCGAAATCAAAGCCGAAATCCACATCGCCCGGCACCTGCACCACCCCGCCGTCCATCACCAGCACATCGTCGCGCGCCTGCGCGACGCGCGCCGAGACATCGCGCGGCCGGGCAATATCACACACCACCGCGCCACTGCGCAGATGATGCGGCTCGATGATCGCCCCGATGGCGGAGCTGACCGTCAGCACCAGCTCCGCCCGCGCTACGTCGTCCAGCCTGGTGGAGCCGACCAGACGGGCGTGGGACACGGGGCGGAGGGATTCGAGCAGGGACTCGATCTTGGAAGCGTGCCGGCCGATGAGGATCAGCTCCTGCACCTCGCCGGCCAGGATGTGCGCCGCCGCACGGCCGATGGCGCCAGTGGCGCCCACCACTGCCGCGGCGGCGCGTTCCATCTCGATCTCCATCTGCCTGGCGCCCTCGCGCACCGCCTCCAGCGCTACCGCCACCGTGTAACTGTCGCCCGTGGTGACGGGGATGGCGAGATGACGCGCGATGGTGACGCCGGCATCCCCCACCACCGATGTATATGCTC
Above is a genomic segment from Anaerolineae bacterium containing:
- a CDS encoding shikimate dehydrogenase; protein product: VGGWFVACPLTPERMMSLPVERVYRKIIQAGRLAERLGAKLLGLGAYTSVVGDAGVTIARHLAIPVTTGDSYTVAVALEAVREGARQMEIEMERAAAAVVGATGAIGRAAAHILAGEVQELILIGRHASKIESLLESLRPVSHARLVGSTRLDDVARAELVLTVSSAIGAIIEPHHLRSGAVVCDIARPRDVSARVAQARDDVLVMDGGVVQVPGDVDFGFDFGFPPRTAYACMAEVMILALEGRLESYTLGRNITVEQVQTIARLGQQHGFRLAGLRAFDRPLTEEQIAHVRARRRQSQLSVTGLSFGGGSA